A stretch of the Clostridium fungisolvens genome encodes the following:
- a CDS encoding threonine/serine exporter family protein: MDINKILHVATFAGQIILESGGETYRVEETIWRICKAFGVEYAESFVTPTGIMSSVSDENHETTSLIKRIHRRTVNLEKISRVNDLSRNIKTLNLTVDQFYNELINIENGKRYSAPVTIFFSALGAAAFSILFGGNIKDFVSAFIIGVIIKLFSNLCSELSINDFFINSISGSIVAGMALILVSEGIGSNVDKVIIGSVMLLVPGLAITNAIRDTIAGDLVSGLTRAAEAFLIAISIAVGTGVVLILWFNKFGGI, translated from the coding sequence ATGGACATAAATAAAATTTTACATGTTGCTACCTTCGCTGGCCAAATTATACTAGAGAGCGGTGGCGAAACTTACAGAGTTGAAGAAACCATTTGGAGAATATGCAAAGCTTTCGGAGTAGAATATGCTGAAAGTTTTGTTACACCAACAGGTATAATGTCTTCTGTTTCAGACGAAAATCATGAAACAACCTCTCTTATAAAGAGAATCCATAGAAGAACTGTTAACCTAGAAAAAATCTCTAGAGTTAATGATCTTTCCAGAAATATAAAAACTTTAAATCTTACAGTTGATCAATTTTATAACGAGCTTATCAATATTGAGAATGGAAAAAGATATAGCGCTCCTGTAACCATATTTTTCTCTGCCTTAGGTGCTGCTGCATTTTCCATATTATTTGGGGGAAATATTAAGGATTTTGTTTCTGCCTTTATCATTGGAGTTATCATAAAGTTATTTTCAAATCTCTGCAGTGAACTTAGCATAAATGACTTCTTTATTAATAGTATAAGCGGCTCTATAGTTGCAGGTATGGCTCTAATTTTAGTTAGTGAAGGTATAGGTTCCAACGTAGATAAGGTTATAATAGGTTCAGTAATGTTACTAGTCCCAGGTCTAGCTATAACAAATGCTATACGAGATACAATTGCTGGCGACTTAGTTTCTGGACTTACACGAGCTGCCGAAGCATTCTTAATAGCTATTTCTATCGCTGTTGGCACCGGTGTTGTGCTTATTCTTTGGTTTAATAAGTTTGGGGGTATATAA
- a CDS encoding threonine/serine exporter family protein, whose amino-acid sequence MLFKETIAAFIATFGFGIIFNIKGKNLIFSSIGGMISWIIYKLALQKTGSDIAGLFISSIVFSAYSEACARILKTPVTTIVICALIPLVPGGGMYYTMYEAIRGDMNKSFQTLATTLASAGTLALGVIFVSTITRLISSARHHYMEIVDKNRRPY is encoded by the coding sequence ATGTTGTTTAAAGAAACTATAGCGGCTTTTATTGCTACCTTCGGATTTGGTATAATCTTTAATATAAAAGGAAAAAACTTAATTTTTTCTTCTATCGGTGGTATGATAAGCTGGATAATTTACAAACTTGCTCTGCAGAAAACTGGTTCAGATATAGCTGGTTTATTTATTTCATCAATTGTATTCAGTGCTTATTCTGAAGCATGTGCTAGAATACTTAAAACTCCAGTTACAACAATAGTTATTTGTGCACTCATACCTCTTGTACCAGGCGGAGGAATGTATTATACAATGTACGAAGCTATTAGAGGGGATATGAATAAATCTTTTCAAACTTTAGCTACAACTTTAGCAAGCGCTGGAACGTTAGCACTTGGAGTAATATTTGTTTCAACAATTACGAGGTTGATCAGTTCTGCTAGACATCATTATATGGAGATAGTGGATAAAAACAGAAGACCTTATTGA
- a CDS encoding metal-sensitive transcriptional regulator, translating into MDEIIDDVVDEKSEKLKKDILVRLRRIEGQVKGIHGMIDKNVCCPDVLIQIAAIRAAINKVGALIIEDYARNCMGIPNDSEAEEGLQQLIKTINTFMK; encoded by the coding sequence ATGGATGAAATAATTGATGATGTTGTAGATGAAAAAAGTGAGAAACTTAAAAAGGATATATTAGTAAGGCTAAGAAGAATAGAAGGTCAGGTTAAAGGTATTCATGGAATGATAGATAAAAATGTATGTTGCCCTGACGTTCTTATACAAATAGCAGCCATTAGAGCAGCTATAAATAAAGTTGGTGCATTAATTATAGAGGATTATGCTAGAAATTGTATGGGTATTCCAAATGATTCAGAAGCAGAAGAAGGTCTACAGCAGTTGATTAAGACAATCAATACCTTTATGAAGTAA